The Thermodesulfovibrio thiophilus DSM 17215 genome contains a region encoding:
- the chrA gene encoding chromate efflux transporter, whose product MISITEIFISFLKLGFTAFGGPAMIVYIKEMAVTKKKWLDKENFQEGVALAQAIPGATAMQVAGYVGLKTRGIIGGLASFTAFGFPAFLLMLVLSFLYSKTHSIPEVISLFTGLQVIVVAIVANAFLSFAKPVIKSTGEIAVAILSFILFMFKLNPFLIIIACFIIAQIIFRDSTTKKEQALKINLYGIGILLVFIFAGLFFLYFIDRNLLTLALIMMKIDFFAFGGGYASLPLMLHEFVENFKWIDEKTFMDGIALGQITPGPIVITSTFVGYILYGFSGAVVATVAIFTPSFIILASLTELSRKIRHSRVFLRGKRGLLASFSGLLLFATVKFSSAVSWDLIKLCMVLISFYALVRRVNILYIVIAGALFSLYAMH is encoded by the coding sequence ATGATATCAATAACAGAAATTTTTATATCCTTTTTAAAACTCGGGTTTACTGCATTTGGAGGTCCTGCAATGATTGTCTATATAAAGGAAATGGCTGTTACTAAAAAGAAGTGGCTTGATAAAGAGAACTTTCAGGAAGGTGTAGCTCTTGCGCAGGCAATTCCAGGTGCAACAGCAATGCAGGTTGCCGGTTACGTGGGACTTAAAACAAGAGGGATTATCGGAGGGCTTGCAAGTTTTACTGCTTTTGGATTTCCGGCATTTTTACTTATGCTTGTCCTGTCTTTTCTGTATTCAAAAACACATTCTATCCCTGAGGTTATATCTCTTTTTACAGGATTACAGGTCATAGTTGTTGCAATTGTTGCCAATGCATTTTTAAGTTTTGCAAAACCTGTTATTAAATCAACTGGTGAGATAGCAGTTGCCATCCTTTCTTTTATATTGTTCATGTTTAAACTAAACCCATTTTTAATTATCATAGCGTGTTTTATTATCGCCCAGATAATTTTCAGGGACAGCACAACTAAAAAAGAACAAGCTTTAAAAATAAATCTTTATGGGATTGGAATTCTTTTGGTTTTTATTTTTGCGGGATTATTTTTTCTTTATTTTATTGACCGAAATCTTTTAACCCTTGCTCTTATAATGATGAAGATTGATTTTTTTGCATTTGGTGGCGGCTATGCTTCTTTACCTTTAATGCTACATGAGTTTGTGGAAAATTTTAAATGGATTGATGAAAAAACATTTATGGATGGTATAGCTCTTGGACAGATAACTCCGGGGCCAATTGTTATAACTTCTACATTTGTTGGATATATTCTTTATGGATTTTCAGGTGCAGTAGTTGCTACGGTTGCGATTTTTACACCATCATTTATCATTCTTGCTTCTTTAACAGAGCTTTCCCGGAAGATAAGACATTCAAGAGTTTTTTTGAGAGGCAAAAGAGGACTTCTTGCATCTTTTTCAGGACTGTTGCTTTTTGCTACTGTAAAGTTTTCATCAGCAGTAAGCTGGGATTTGATAAAACTCTGTATGGTTTTAATCAGTTTTTATGCTCTTGTAAGAAGAGTAAACATACTTTACATTGTCATCGCAGGAGCTCTTTTTTCTCTGTATGCTATGCATTAA
- a CDS encoding YifB family Mg chelatase-like AAA ATPase, which yields MLARVLSAHLLGIDAFAVDVEVDLAQRGLPHFNIVGLPDTAVKESRDRIRAAFKNVGFSFPIKQITVNLAPADLKKEGSSFDLPIALGILAAEGHLPKEILNDFLVVGELSLEGKIKSVKGALCIASKLKEFGIKKLVIPRNNAYEVAVVKDIDVYPVSDLSETVAFLRGEKSITPLKIDDNLVDEHFFYEDLSEVKGQFHVKRALEIAASGGHNLLLIGPPGSGKSMLARRLPGILPPITIEEAIETTKIYSVAGMITDSKGLITSRPFRSPHHSSSDVALIGGGQIPKPGEVSLAHNGVLFLDELPEFKRNVLEVLRQPLEDGFVSVARSYATVQFPAKFILIAAMNPCPCGHYGDSLKSCSCTPNMIIRYRSKVSGPLLDRIDIHIEVPRVDYQDLKNDTQTENSKTVRERVIKAREMQLKRLKNEGIFCNAYMKTKHLKKFCKLDEESHNLLEKAMQKFALSARAYSKILKVARTIADLEGSQNIKSHHIAEAIQYRSLERLNF from the coding sequence ATGCTTGCCAGGGTTCTAAGTGCTCATTTACTCGGCATAGATGCCTTCGCAGTTGATGTTGAAGTTGATCTAGCTCAAAGAGGGCTGCCACATTTTAATATCGTCGGACTTCCTGATACCGCTGTTAAGGAGTCTCGAGATAGAATAAGAGCAGCATTTAAAAATGTGGGATTCTCTTTTCCCATAAAACAGATTACTGTAAATCTTGCTCCTGCAGATCTTAAAAAAGAGGGCTCTTCCTTTGACCTTCCAATCGCATTGGGCATTCTTGCAGCAGAAGGACATTTACCAAAAGAGATATTGAATGATTTTTTAGTTGTTGGAGAGCTTTCTTTAGAAGGTAAGATAAAATCTGTAAAAGGCGCACTTTGTATAGCCTCAAAATTAAAGGAATTTGGAATAAAGAAACTGGTAATACCTAGAAACAATGCCTATGAAGTTGCAGTCGTTAAAGATATAGATGTTTATCCTGTTAGTGACCTTTCTGAAACAGTTGCGTTTTTAAGAGGAGAAAAATCAATTACGCCATTAAAAATAGATGACAATTTAGTTGATGAACATTTTTTTTATGAAGACCTTTCCGAAGTTAAAGGACAGTTTCATGTAAAAAGAGCTCTGGAAATTGCAGCGTCCGGTGGACATAATCTTCTTTTGATAGGTCCTCCAGGGTCAGGTAAAAGTATGCTGGCTAGAAGACTACCTGGAATACTTCCTCCTATCACAATAGAAGAAGCGATTGAGACAACAAAAATATATAGTGTTGCAGGTATGATTACTGACAGTAAAGGTTTAATAACATCTCGTCCATTTCGCAGTCCTCATCATTCATCAAGTGATGTTGCTTTAATTGGCGGTGGTCAGATTCCAAAGCCAGGAGAAGTATCTTTAGCTCACAATGGAGTACTTTTTCTTGATGAGCTTCCGGAGTTTAAAAGGAATGTCCTTGAAGTGCTCAGGCAACCCCTTGAAGATGGTTTTGTCAGCGTGGCACGTAGCTATGCTACTGTGCAATTTCCTGCAAAATTTATTTTAATAGCAGCAATGAACCCATGTCCCTGTGGTCACTATGGTGATAGTCTAAAATCCTGCAGTTGCACGCCTAATATGATAATTCGTTATCGTTCAAAGGTCTCAGGACCACTTCTTGATAGAATTGACATACACATTGAAGTTCCAAGAGTTGATTATCAGGATTTAAAAAATGATACCCAGACAGAAAATTCAAAAACTGTTCGTGAACGTGTTATTAAGGCAAGAGAAATGCAACTTAAGAGATTGAAAAATGAAGGAATATTCTGTAACGCTTATATGAAGACAAAACATTTAAAAAAATTCTGCAAACTTGATGAAGAAAGTCATAACCTTCTTGAAAAAGCAATGCAAAAATTTGCACTAAGTGCAAGAGCCTATTCAAAGATACTGAAAGTTGCAAGAACAATTGCTGATCTTGAAGGTTCTCAAAATATCAAATCTCACCACATTGCAGAAGCAATTCAGTATAGAAGCCTTGAAAGATTGAATTTTTAA
- a CDS encoding MoaD/ThiS family protein, with translation MQVKVKLFGGLKSGNTFPINQEGDIIFEPQGDITLGQLIESLSLNKKPFIIVLNGIITNDLSIKLKNGDELSLFPPIAGGF, from the coding sequence ATGCAAGTAAAAGTAAAACTCTTTGGAGGACTTAAGTCAGGTAATACGTTTCCCATAAACCAAGAGGGAGATATTATATTTGAACCTCAAGGTGATATAACCCTTGGTCAATTAATAGAGAGTCTTTCGCTAAATAAAAAACCTTTTATAATTGTCTTAAATGGCATAATTACAAATGATTTATCTATCAAGTTAAAAAATGGTGATGAATTAAGCCTTTTTCCGCCAATTGCTGGAGGGTTTTAA
- a CDS encoding M48 family metallopeptidase yields MASDIKIDRIIRTKRKTIGLQITDEATLVVKAPFHLKDDAIIEVVNRHRRWIEKKKREIRSREPKFSKKEFVNGEGFLYLGRNYKLTIVENQQSPLIFENGFFLSKDALSEARQVFINWYKQAAYEKISERVKFYSQKRGFIYDRVKITNAEKRWGSCARRNLNFSWRLIMAPLPVIDYVVVHELVHLEEKNHSKKFWNKVKLLMPDYEKYKDWLKEKGYMLRL; encoded by the coding sequence ATGGCAAGTGATATAAAAATAGACAGAATAATTAGAACAAAAAGAAAAACAATAGGTTTACAGATTACAGATGAAGCCACTTTGGTAGTAAAAGCACCTTTTCATTTAAAGGATGATGCCATAATTGAGGTTGTAAATAGACATAGAAGATGGATTGAGAAGAAAAAAAGAGAGATAAGGTCAAGAGAGCCAAAGTTCAGTAAAAAGGAATTTGTAAACGGGGAAGGATTTCTCTATCTTGGTAGAAATTATAAATTAACCATAGTTGAAAATCAGCAGAGTCCTTTAATATTTGAAAATGGTTTTTTCCTGTCAAAAGATGCATTGTCCGAAGCAAGGCAAGTGTTTATTAATTGGTATAAGCAGGCAGCCTATGAAAAAATATCAGAGAGAGTAAAGTTCTATTCTCAAAAAAGAGGTTTTATCTATGACAGAGTAAAAATTACAAATGCAGAAAAAAGATGGGGCTCATGTGCAAGGAGAAATCTTAATTTTTCATGGAGATTAATTATGGCACCGCTGCCTGTTATTGATTATGTCGTGGTTCATGAGCTTGTTCATCTTGAAGAGAAGAACCATTCTAAGAAGTTCTGGAATAAAGTAAAGCTGCTTATGCCAGATTATGAAAAATACAAGGATTGGTTGAAGGAAAAGGGATACATGCTTAGGCTTTAA
- a CDS encoding radical SAM/SPASM family putative metalloenzyme maturase translates to MIDFPKKLSVEITTKCNLHCEICPKHSPNYHQPESDIEYATFAQLKTVFPYINSLILNGIGEPLLHHDIEKLIAFAGMYMPRGSLIGFQTNGVLLSYEKMKELVRAGLNRICVSIDSLMPVKGLHEPESGRLALEAIHQVKSNGAMHLQSGIEIVITTDNIDQIIPTIKEALKYEINFIILSHLIPYSSETAKKVAYETNNEEAVKIFKKWVNVLQNSDYTVDDWLDLMKKKALPEYFPEENEPYKLFKDMYDEAISQGLTLNMKNLIKRDDRLLDELNSVFEAVQRLSEKNDISIHIPRTNPTPLRKCDFLEEKCMYIGVDGEISPCYFVWHSFTCYISGLKKSVKRWSFGNIKNNDPLEIYNNKAYTEFRKSVLSYDFPYCYDCNFALCDLMEVEDFIYDCYTNTIPCGACLWCGGLFYCLV, encoded by the coding sequence GTGATAGATTTTCCCAAAAAACTTTCTGTAGAGATAACCACGAAATGCAATCTTCACTGTGAAATCTGTCCGAAACACAGTCCCAATTATCATCAGCCAGAATCTGATATTGAGTATGCAACCTTTGCACAACTAAAAACAGTCTTTCCATATATCAACAGCCTTATTCTTAATGGTATTGGTGAGCCTTTATTGCATCATGACATTGAAAAACTTATTGCTTTTGCAGGTATGTACATGCCTCGGGGCTCTTTGATTGGTTTTCAAACAAATGGTGTTTTACTTAGTTATGAAAAAATGAAAGAGCTTGTCAGGGCTGGCTTAAATAGAATCTGTGTTTCCATTGATAGCCTTATGCCTGTTAAAGGGCTTCATGAACCCGAATCTGGTAGATTAGCTCTTGAAGCTATTCATCAGGTAAAATCAAATGGTGCAATGCATTTACAAAGCGGAATTGAGATTGTAATAACCACTGATAATATTGACCAGATAATTCCAACAATTAAAGAAGCGCTAAAATACGAAATAAATTTTATAATTCTTTCACATTTAATTCCTTATTCTTCGGAGACTGCAAAAAAAGTTGCTTATGAAACAAACAATGAAGAGGCAGTTAAAATTTTTAAAAAATGGGTTAATGTTCTTCAAAACTCAGACTATACTGTAGATGACTGGTTAGATCTTATGAAAAAGAAAGCGTTACCAGAGTATTTTCCTGAAGAAAATGAACCTTATAAACTTTTTAAAGACATGTACGATGAAGCAATTAGCCAGGGGCTTACACTTAATATGAAAAACTTAATTAAAAGAGATGATAGATTGCTTGATGAACTAAATTCTGTGTTTGAAGCAGTTCAAAGATTAAGTGAAAAAAATGATATTTCTATCCATATTCCCAGAACAAATCCAACACCATTAAGAAAATGTGATTTCCTTGAAGAAAAATGTATGTATATTGGTGTGGACGGAGAAATTTCACCATGTTATTTTGTATGGCACAGTTTTACCTGTTATATTTCAGGGTTAAAAAAATCCGTTAAAAGATGGTCCTTTGGCAATATAAAAAATAATGATCCACTGGAGATTTATAACAATAAAGCTTACACAGAATTCAGAAAATCAGTTTTAAGCTATGATTTTCCTTACTGTTATGACTGTAATTTTGCACTCTGTGATCTTATGGAAGTTGAAGATTTTATTTATGATTGTTACACAAACACAATTCCATGTGGAGCCTGCCTGTGGTGTGGCGGATTGTTTTATTGTTTGGTATAA
- a CDS encoding aldehyde ferredoxin oxidoreductase family protein — MNILRINMSAETPEVKVEPLGDYEGLGGRALTSAIVSREVDPLCHPLGADNKLVIAPGLLGGTAAAMSGRISVGCKSPLTGGIKEANSGGQAGHVLGRLGYAAIVLEGKSKSDDVYKIYINKDGVKIEKDNSLKMLPNYDLIEKIKKEYGEKIACISIGPAGEMKMSAASVAVTDMELRPSRHAGRGGVGAVMGAKGVKVIILDDAVTTPRQPKNDEAFKDANKRFVAGLQKHPVTGQGLPTYGTNILTNIINEVGAYPTYNFKEGRFAGARKISGEVQAELEKQRGGNPTHGCHRGCVIRCSGIYHDKDGRYLTKQPEYETVWANGGNLGIDDIDKIAMLDFIYDNYGLDTIEMGVTLGVVMEAGLIKWGDADAAINLIHEVGKGTYLGRILGNGAAFTGKAFGVERVPVVKGQALPAYDPRAVQGIGVTYATSPMGADHTAGYSIALNVLKTGGFVDPLKPEGQVDLSRNLQIATAFIDSTGMCLFIAFALLDQPDTFQAFVDIVNGFYGWNMSDKDVVDYGKKVLGFERDFNLRAGFTKQHDRLPRFFNKEPVPPHNMVFMVKDEELDQVFNW, encoded by the coding sequence ATGAATATCTTAAGAATCAATATGAGTGCAGAAACTCCTGAAGTTAAAGTAGAACCTCTCGGTGATTATGAAGGACTGGGAGGAAGAGCTCTGACTTCTGCGATTGTATCTAGAGAAGTTGATCCACTTTGCCATCCTCTTGGAGCTGACAACAAACTTGTAATAGCACCAGGACTCCTTGGTGGAACAGCAGCTGCCATGTCAGGGAGAATATCAGTTGGCTGTAAAAGTCCTCTTACAGGTGGAATTAAAGAAGCAAATTCAGGTGGACAGGCAGGGCATGTTTTGGGCAGACTTGGATATGCAGCAATTGTGTTAGAAGGCAAATCAAAGAGTGATGACGTGTACAAAATTTATATTAATAAAGATGGCGTAAAGATAGAAAAAGACAATTCATTGAAAATGCTCCCAAACTATGATTTAATTGAAAAAATTAAAAAAGAATATGGAGAAAAAATTGCCTGTATAAGCATAGGTCCTGCAGGTGAGATGAAGATGTCTGCTGCTTCTGTTGCTGTTACAGATATGGAATTAAGACCAAGCAGGCACGCAGGTAGAGGTGGAGTCGGTGCTGTAATGGGTGCAAAGGGAGTAAAGGTTATTATTCTTGATGATGCTGTAACAACACCAAGACAACCAAAAAATGATGAAGCTTTTAAAGATGCAAACAAGCGTTTCGTTGCAGGACTTCAGAAACATCCTGTCACAGGGCAGGGGCTTCCAACATATGGAACCAATATTTTGACAAATATAATAAATGAGGTTGGAGCATATCCAACCTATAATTTTAAAGAAGGAAGATTTGCTGGAGCGAGAAAAATAAGCGGTGAAGTTCAGGCTGAGCTTGAGAAACAAAGAGGAGGCAATCCAACTCATGGCTGTCATCGTGGATGTGTTATTCGCTGTTCAGGAATCTATCATGACAAAGATGGACGTTATCTTACAAAACAGCCAGAGTATGAAACAGTCTGGGCAAATGGAGGTAATCTAGGTATTGATGACATAGACAAGATTGCAATGCTTGATTTTATATATGACAATTACGGACTGGATACGATTGAAATGGGCGTTACACTTGGTGTTGTAATGGAAGCCGGATTAATTAAATGGGGTGATGCTGATGCGGCTATAAACTTAATTCATGAGGTGGGAAAAGGTACGTATCTTGGAAGAATTCTTGGAAATGGTGCGGCATTTACTGGTAAAGCCTTTGGAGTTGAAAGAGTTCCTGTTGTGAAGGGTCAGGCTCTTCCTGCCTATGATCCGAGAGCTGTGCAGGGCATTGGAGTAACTTATGCAACAAGCCCAATGGGTGCAGACCATACAGCAGGATATTCAATTGCTTTGAATGTTTTAAAAACCGGTGGATTTGTTGACCCTCTTAAGCCTGAAGGTCAGGTTGATTTATCACGTAATCTTCAGATTGCAACAGCATTTATTGATTCAACTGGGATGTGTTTATTCATTGCTTTTGCCTTACTCGATCAGCCAGATACATTTCAGGCATTTGTAGACATAGTTAATGGTTTTTATGGATGGAATATGAGTGATAAGGATGTTGTTGACTATGGGAAAAAAGTCCTTGGCTTTGAAAGAGACTTTAACCTGCGAGCAGGTTTTACAAAACAACATGACAGGTTACCAAGATTTTTCAATAAAGAGCCCGTTCCACCTCATAATATGGTTTTCATGGTAAAGGATGAAGAACTTGATCAGGTTTTTAACTGGTAG
- a CDS encoding TIGR01212 family radical SAM protein (This family includes YhcC from E. coli K-12, an uncharacterized radical SAM protein.), with amino-acid sequence MINRYYSFGQYLKEVFGKKVYKVNVDAGFTCPNRDGTLGMSGCIYCNNVSFRPPSCAPELSLSEQILNGIVHVKNRYKAELFLVYFQPYTNTYASVEKLEKLYKEALSFPEVVGLAIGTRPDCVDEEKLELIQALSKNHLIIMEYGLQSIYDKSLEYIHRGHDYVTFLKAIYKTYEMGIPAGAHIIVGLPTETRDESLQMADEINRHPIKFLKIHQLQIVKNTVLAKMYEKNPFKVFDYEEYLDFVIDFIERLSPDIVLQRLFAMAPEDILIAPKWNRSKQQILNDINKKFEERNACQGSKCSFTRHRCLRS; translated from the coding sequence ATGATAAATCGTTATTATTCATTTGGACAATATCTTAAAGAAGTTTTCGGCAAAAAAGTCTATAAAGTAAATGTGGATGCAGGATTTACATGCCCAAACAGGGATGGAACTCTTGGAATGTCAGGATGCATTTATTGTAATAATGTGTCTTTCAGACCACCAAGTTGTGCACCAGAACTTTCACTCAGTGAGCAAATTTTAAATGGAATAGTTCATGTAAAAAATCGATATAAAGCTGAGCTTTTTCTGGTTTACTTTCAACCATATACAAATACTTATGCTTCTGTTGAAAAGCTCGAAAAACTCTATAAAGAAGCATTATCGTTTCCAGAAGTAGTAGGGCTTGCAATAGGAACAAGACCTGACTGTGTGGATGAAGAAAAACTTGAACTTATACAAGCACTATCAAAAAATCATCTTATAATTATGGAATACGGGTTACAGTCAATTTATGATAAATCTCTCGAATATATTCACAGAGGACATGACTATGTTACTTTTCTTAAAGCTATATATAAAACATATGAAATGGGAATTCCTGCGGGAGCGCACATAATTGTTGGATTACCAACAGAAACAAGAGATGAATCCCTTCAAATGGCTGATGAGATAAACAGACATCCTATAAAATTTCTTAAGATTCATCAGCTTCAGATTGTAAAAAACACTGTACTTGCAAAAATGTATGAGAAAAATCCATTTAAAGTTTTTGATTATGAAGAATATCTTGATTTTGTTATTGATTTTATCGAGAGACTTTCACCGGATATTGTGCTTCAAAGACTTTTTGCAATGGCTCCAGAGGATATTCTCATTGCACCAAAGTGGAATCGCTCAAAACAACAAATTTTAAATGATATAAATAAAAAATTTGAGGAAAGAAATGCTTGCCAGGGTTCTAAGTGCTCATTTACTCGGCATAGATGCCTTCGCAGTTGA
- a CDS encoding tyrosine-type recombinase/integrase, whose protein sequence is MKGSVETKEKCPNCKGKFKHIKKIGYICPECKTTPRRFFIYLSHQGKRYRIYSTKNGIPLDSYQTALTVLSLINEEIRNHTFDPSKYVKSELQKFFVSNLIDRYFETKKSAIAPSYLPTFKKHLNTAKEFFNIKDVREIRKIDLENYKIFLESQKRSSKTVKNYLDTFKAFLNYCKSTLEIIATIPSFPVIDKPQPKIQWIDPQTQTWILENTPDEDKPILLFLMLTGTRPAEARALKVKNVDLKQGIIYIDSSFSKNTLRPKRKGKNSPLLVIPIHPELKPMLESQIRGKMPEAFVFINPRTRNPYSQDSLIRLWQSIRKKLNLPENLRLYDATRHSLASNLLNQGANLSDISKILGHTNITTTTRYAHIDLQRQKIVLNLISLYPKEREKLKQIKN, encoded by the coding sequence ATGAAAGGCTCAGTTGAGACAAAGGAAAAGTGTCCCAACTGCAAGGGCAAATTCAAACATATCAAAAAGATAGGTTATATTTGCCCAGAATGTAAAACTACTCCCAGAAGATTTTTCATTTATCTAAGTCATCAGGGGAAGAGATACAGAATTTATTCCACAAAAAATGGAATTCCGCTTGATAGCTATCAAACAGCCTTGACAGTCCTATCTCTCATCAACGAAGAAATAAGAAATCATACCTTTGACCCCTCTAAATACGTGAAGTCAGAATTGCAAAAGTTCTTTGTATCCAATTTGATTGATAGATACTTTGAAACTAAAAAGTCTGCGATAGCACCCTCTTATTTGCCTACTTTCAAGAAACACCTAAACACAGCCAAAGAGTTTTTCAATATCAAAGATGTCAGAGAAATCAGAAAAATAGATCTTGAAAACTACAAAATCTTTCTGGAATCACAAAAGAGAAGCTCTAAAACAGTTAAAAACTATCTTGATACCTTCAAAGCCTTTTTGAATTACTGCAAATCCACCCTCGAAATTATCGCAACCATTCCTTCTTTTCCTGTGATTGATAAACCTCAACCTAAAATCCAGTGGATTGACCCACAAACTCAAACATGGATTTTAGAAAACACCCCAGACGAAGATAAACCTATTTTACTGTTTCTAATGCTAACAGGCACAAGACCTGCTGAGGCAAGAGCTTTGAAGGTGAAAAATGTTGATTTGAAACAAGGAATTATCTACATTGATTCCAGCTTTTCAAAAAATACACTCAGACCAAAAAGAAAAGGTAAAAACTCTCCCTTATTAGTCATTCCTATCCATCCTGAACTCAAACCAATGCTTGAATCCCAAATCAGAGGGAAAATGCCTGAGGCTTTTGTCTTTATAAACCCGAGAACAAGAAACCCTTATAGCCAAGATTCATTGATTAGACTATGGCAATCAATAAGGAAAAAACTGAACCTCCCAGAAAATCTTAGACTTTATGATGCCACCAGACACTCATTAGCCTCAAATCTACTCAATCAAGGAGCTAACTTATCAGACATATCTAAAATTCTTGGTCATACCAATATAACTACAACAACAAGATATGCTCATATTGACCTCCAGAGACAGAAGATAGTCTTAAACCTTATTTCACTTTATCCCAAGGAAAGAGAAAAATTAAAGCAAATTAAAAATTAA